A stretch of Deltaproteobacteria bacterium DNA encodes these proteins:
- the ispH gene encoding 4-hydroxy-3-methylbut-2-enyl diphosphate reductase translates to MDGLFATYLKDGRIKVAKVLLAKTAGFCFGVERAVEMAVSALRKGPGPVYTLGPIIHNPQEVRRLETMGLRMAVSLDDIETGTVIIRSHGAQKGVIDMAGAKGLNVVDATCPFVNRLKERVETLADENYQVIIVGQVDHPEVKAILSFAPADSLVAKSVQELKESPGIKARVGIVAQTTHALENLQRVASYCVGVCKEIKVFRTTCQATDARRKQARNMAKKVDVMIVVGGRNSANTARLTEAALEECARTCQIESAEELEGLHIPPGATVGVTAGASTPGWVIDEVVGILEKALG, encoded by the coding sequence ATGGATGGACTTTTTGCGACCTATCTAAAGGACGGAAGAATCAAGGTGGCTAAGGTTCTGCTGGCAAAAACAGCCGGGTTCTGCTTTGGGGTGGAGAGGGCTGTGGAAATGGCTGTTTCGGCGCTCCGGAAAGGTCCCGGACCGGTTTATACCCTGGGGCCCATCATTCATAACCCCCAGGAGGTGCGGCGTCTCGAGACCATGGGGCTGCGGATGGCGGTAAGTCTGGACGATATCGAGACAGGTACCGTTATTATACGATCCCACGGTGCGCAGAAGGGTGTCATCGATATGGCGGGGGCGAAAGGCCTCAATGTGGTTGATGCCACATGTCCTTTCGTCAACAGGCTCAAGGAACGGGTGGAAACCCTTGCCGACGAAAATTACCAGGTCATCATCGTAGGACAGGTCGACCATCCGGAGGTAAAAGCCATCCTGAGTTTTGCCCCCGCTGACAGTCTGGTGGCCAAAAGCGTCCAGGAACTGAAAGAAAGTCCGGGCATAAAGGCCAGGGTCGGCATCGTCGCTCAAACGACACATGCCCTGGAGAATCTGCAGCGTGTCGCCTCCTACTGCGTGGGGGTCTGCAAGGAGATCAAGGTCTTCAGAACCACCTGTCAGGCGACCGACGCGAGAAGGAAACAGGCGCGGAATATGGCAAAGAAAGTGGATGTCATGATCGTTGTGGGCGGTAGAAACAGTGCCAACACGGCAAGGCTGACCGAAGCGGCGCTGGAAGAATGCGCCAGGACCTGCCAGATCGAAAGCGCCGAAGAGCTGGAGGGTCTGCATATCCCCCCCGGAGCGACGGTTGGAGTGACGGCAGGCGCCTCAACCCCCGGCTGGGTTATTGATGAAGTCGTCGGTATTCTGGAGAAGGCTTTGGGATAG
- a CDS encoding (d)CMP kinase: protein MKQVVAIDGPSGAGKSTVAGELAKRLGYVHLDTGAMYRAVALAAVRDGLDLEDEIALDALCGRIHINFVNTECGMRVTLDGEDVSDLIRTPEMSRASSAVSGVSSVRRHMVRLQREIGSRGGLVAEGRDMGTVVFPETRAKFYLDAAVGERAKRRWLELSGQGEKDPLDKVEDDMQERDHNDSTRSDSPLRRADDAIIVDTTDMSPEDVVDLIFRRVKELETS, encoded by the coding sequence ATGAAGCAGGTTGTCGCCATTGACGGACCATCCGGGGCGGGCAAGAGCACCGTGGCCGGGGAATTGGCGAAGCGCTTGGGGTATGTCCACCTTGATACGGGGGCGATGTACCGGGCGGTGGCGCTGGCCGCGGTCAGGGACGGCCTGGATCTGGAAGATGAGATTGCTCTCGACGCTCTCTGCGGCAGAATTCACATCAATTTCGTCAACACCGAATGCGGAATGAGGGTGACCCTGGACGGGGAGGATGTTTCGGATCTTATTCGAACCCCCGAGATGAGCCGCGCGTCCTCCGCCGTGTCCGGGGTCAGTTCCGTCAGGCGCCACATGGTGCGCCTGCAGCGTGAAATAGGGAGCCGGGGCGGCCTGGTGGCTGAGGGAAGGGATATGGGCACGGTCGTCTTCCCTGAAACCCGGGCCAAATTTTACCTCGACGCAGCCGTCGGAGAGAGGGCGAAAAGACGTTGGCTTGAACTCAGTGGACAGGGGGAAAAGGATCCGTTGGATAAGGTGGAAGATGATATGCAGGAGCGCGACCACAACGATTCCACCCGCTCCGATTCCCCCCTTCGGCGTGCGGATGATGCCATCATTGTAGACACGACCGACATGTCCCCGGAGGATGTCGTTGATCTGATTTTCAGAAGGGTTAAAGAATTGGAGACTTCGTAA